The Dehalogenimonas lykanthroporepellens BL-DC-9 genome includes a window with the following:
- a CDS encoding DNA-directed DNA polymerase (KEGG: sti:Sthe_2045 DNA-directed DNA polymerase), producing the protein MKLCCVLLSHFAWRCELQRRPDLAGRPAVITCASGSRKTVFDYSPGIDGVEQDMPLQQALSRQSETVILQADMAFYREIFGRVMDRLEQVSPLVEGNLPGDIYIGCDGLDRLYPEERLLIQAVRRALPETFEARFGIADGKFPARLMAMAVAPGAFKSAAFGDIAAGIADLSCDVLPVSPKIKSRLRDFGLRRLGQVATLTRPQLEAQFGPEGRRIWELACGRDDTPLYPRLREESIEESTLLPAPAISLEVIMLAVEALLGRAFARFGPARVGIRCVELWSRTAGGEYWQKAVHFKEPAMTAAGALKRIRQVVEYCVQPGPVEELGLKVVRLGRPGGHQGSIFTEVRSSDKLESDIQQLELRMGTPPLFRVEEVEPWSRIPERRYTLIPLGR; encoded by the coding sequence ATGAAACTGTGCTGTGTTCTGCTGTCTCATTTCGCCTGGCGCTGTGAATTACAGCGTCGCCCTGATCTGGCCGGTCGCCCGGCGGTGATTACCTGTGCTTCCGGTTCCCGGAAGACGGTATTTGATTACTCACCGGGAATCGACGGCGTGGAACAGGATATGCCGTTACAACAGGCGCTGTCCCGCCAGTCGGAAACGGTCATTCTTCAGGCCGATATGGCCTTTTATCGGGAGATTTTCGGACGCGTCATGGACAGGCTGGAGCAGGTCAGCCCGCTGGTGGAAGGCAATTTGCCGGGTGATATCTACATCGGCTGTGATGGCCTGGATCGGCTTTATCCCGAAGAACGATTGTTGATACAGGCGGTACGGCGGGCGCTACCGGAAACCTTCGAGGCCCGGTTCGGCATCGCCGATGGCAAATTTCCTGCCAGACTCATGGCCATGGCCGTCGCTCCCGGCGCTTTTAAGTCGGCCGCGTTCGGGGATATCGCCGCCGGAATCGCTGACTTGTCATGTGATGTTCTGCCGGTGTCACCGAAGATAAAGAGCCGTCTGCGGGATTTCGGTCTGCGGCGTCTGGGGCAGGTGGCTACGCTGACCCGGCCGCAACTCGAAGCCCAGTTCGGGCCGGAAGGACGACGGATATGGGAACTGGCCTGCGGCCGGGACGATACGCCGCTTTATCCGCGCCTGCGGGAAGAAAGCATAGAAGAAAGCACCTTGTTGCCGGCGCCGGCGATATCCCTCGAGGTGATAATGCTGGCGGTGGAAGCCCTGCTGGGGCGGGCTTTCGCCCGCTTCGGTCCCGCCCGGGTCGGTATTCGTTGTGTGGAGCTGTGGAGCCGTACCGCTGGCGGGGAATACTGGCAGAAAGCGGTTCATTTCAAGGAACCGGCTATGACCGCGGCCGGCGCGCTCAAGCGTATCAGGCAGGTGGTAGAGTACTGTGTTCAGCCCGGTCCGGTGGAGGAACTGGGGCTGAAGGTCGTCCGGCTGGGACGGCCGGGCGGTCACCAGGGCAGTATCTTCACCGAAGTCCGGTCATCGGACAAGCTGGAAAGCGATATTCAGCAGTTGGAACTCAGGATGGGGACGCCCCCGTTGTTCAGGGTAGAGGAGGTGGAACCGTGGTCACGGATTCCGGAAAGACGTTACACGTTGATACCCTTAGGGCGGTAA
- a CDS encoding transcriptional repressor, LexA family (KEGG: dev:DhcVS_1522 LexA repressor~TIGRFAM: LexA repressor~PFAM: LexA DNA-binding domain protein; Peptidase S24/S26A/S26B, conserved region), whose amino-acid sequence MSALSEKQRKVLDYLRRFMESHGYAPSVRDIADGCGLKSAPVAQYYLDVLEKKGFIARMKGVSRSITLPLRAGGSLKAVPLLGIIAAGVPIALPENDTWNLTPEEMVEVSDDILRGRTNVFALKVRGTSMIDALVDDGDTVLLTQTGTAEDGAMVAVWLQDRNEVTLKKIYREGNRIRLQPANRYMEPIFCDPGNVEIQGRVIGIIRKLD is encoded by the coding sequence ATGTCAGCCCTTTCGGAAAAACAACGGAAAGTCCTGGATTATCTCCGCCGGTTCATGGAGAGCCATGGCTATGCGCCCTCGGTGAGGGATATCGCTGACGGGTGCGGCCTCAAGTCGGCCCCGGTGGCGCAGTATTACCTGGATGTTCTGGAGAAGAAAGGCTTTATCGCCCGCATGAAAGGGGTGTCGCGGAGTATCACTCTGCCGCTTCGCGCCGGCGGGTCGCTGAAAGCGGTGCCTTTGCTCGGCATCATCGCCGCCGGCGTGCCTATCGCCTTGCCGGAAAACGATACCTGGAATCTGACTCCGGAGGAAATGGTGGAGGTTTCCGACGATATCCTGCGCGGGCGCACCAATGTCTTCGCGCTCAAGGTGCGCGGTACTTCCATGATAGATGCCCTGGTGGATGACGGCGATACCGTTCTGCTGACCCAGACCGGTACTGCCGAGGACGGCGCCATGGTGGCGGTCTGGCTTCAGGATCGCAACGAGGTGACTCTCAAGAAGATTTACCGTGAAGGCAATCGCATTCGCCTTCAGCCGGCCAATCGCTATATGGAGCCCATTTTCTGTGACCCCGGCAATGTCGAGATTCAGGGTCGGGTCATCGGCATCATCCGCAAGCTGGACTGA
- a CDS encoding conserved hypothetical protein (PFAM: conserved hypothetical protein~KEGG: amt:Amet_1586 hypothetical protein) gives MNGIIELTLWQVAAAYIFVVVVLFIVRKRGIGREQEIVLATLRMTLQLVLVGYVLVLVFDNPHPAITLGIIVLMELFAIYTVIRKFRGYLSPYLQRVIALAMIAGTSVCLVFFLLVVIGVTPWYNPQYFIPIAGMFIGNSMTALSLGVKSLTENMESQRHLIEEALILGATPKNATGKIIDSTFDSAIMPTINSMLGMGIVFLPGMMTGQILAGVTPTTAIAYQIAMMLGILGAVALSVIIVLQMGYRSFFNEQAQLR, from the coding sequence ATGAACGGAATCATTGAACTGACGTTGTGGCAGGTTGCCGCCGCCTATATCTTCGTCGTCGTCGTTCTTTTTATTGTCCGTAAAAGAGGCATCGGCCGGGAGCAGGAAATCGTCCTGGCTACCCTGCGAATGACACTGCAACTGGTGCTGGTCGGCTACGTACTGGTTCTGGTTTTCGATAATCCCCACCCCGCCATCACCCTCGGTATCATCGTGTTGATGGAACTATTCGCCATCTATACGGTTATCAGGAAGTTCAGGGGATACTTATCGCCGTATCTTCAGCGGGTTATCGCTCTGGCTATGATTGCTGGAACTTCGGTCTGTCTGGTGTTCTTTCTGCTGGTGGTGATTGGCGTCACCCCCTGGTACAACCCGCAGTATTTCATTCCCATCGCCGGTATGTTCATAGGCAATTCGATGACAGCCCTGTCCCTGGGAGTCAAGTCACTGACCGAAAATATGGAAAGTCAGCGACACTTGATAGAAGAAGCGCTTATTTTGGGCGCGACCCCTAAAAACGCCACCGGTAAGATTATCGACAGTACCTTCGACTCGGCCATAATGCCCACCATTAACTCCATGCTCGGCATGGGTATCGTGTTTTTGCCGGGGATGATGACCGGTCAGATACTGGCGGGAGTCACGCCGACCACGGCAATCGCCTATCAGATAGCCATGATGCTGGGTATCCTGGGGGCGGTCGCCCTTTCGGTAATAATCGTCCTGCAGATGGGATATCGTTCGTTTTTCAACGAGCAGGCTCAGCTCAGGTAA
- a CDS encoding ABC transporter related protein (KEGG: amt:Amet_1587 ABC transporter related~PFAM: ABC transporter related~SMART: AAA ATPase): MFTFDNIEYGGFLKIPALDIEERRITTLIGPSGSGKTTILRLLNKMISPTRGRINWNGQDLALLDSVAHRRRVVLLSQNPAVFPGTLEENLNAGLVLRREQPANESRLKGVLEQVGLDKPLDAPAGKLSGGEKQRMALARVLLLDPEVCLLDEPSSSLDEETAVALHDMLARYIKESGKTMVLVTHSGTVAEKYSDVIIDVTPGGLIGGVSRL; the protein is encoded by the coding sequence ATGTTTACCTTCGATAATATCGAATATGGCGGATTTCTGAAAATCCCGGCGCTCGATATCGAAGAGCGGCGGATAACCACGCTTATCGGCCCCAGCGGCAGTGGTAAAACCACCATTCTCAGGCTTTTGAACAAAATGATATCCCCCACCCGTGGCCGTATAAACTGGAACGGACAGGATTTGGCTCTTCTGGATTCCGTGGCACATCGCAGGCGGGTAGTTCTGCTGTCCCAGAACCCGGCAGTCTTCCCGGGTACGCTGGAGGAAAACTTGAATGCCGGGTTGGTGTTACGCCGGGAACAACCAGCGAATGAAAGCCGGTTGAAAGGGGTTCTGGAACAGGTCGGGCTGGATAAACCGCTTGACGCCCCGGCCGGTAAGCTGTCAGGCGGCGAGAAACAGCGCATGGCTCTGGCCCGGGTACTGCTTCTCGACCCGGAGGTCTGCCTTCTGGATGAGCCTTCTTCTTCCCTGGATGAGGAAACAGCTGTCGCCCTGCATGATATGCTGGCCAGGTATATAAAAGAATCCGGAAAAACCATGGTGCTTGTCACTCACTCCGGGACGGTAGCTGAAAAATACTCGGATGTCATCATCGATGTCACCCCGGGCGGCCTTATCGGCGGGGTCAGCCGGCTATGA
- a CDS encoding protein of unknown function UPF0047 (PFAM: protein of unknown function UPF0047~KEGG: pth:PTH_0565 hypothetical protein): MKTLTEYLWFETRHRREYINITDQVEQLVVKSDIREGFVLVSAMHITAGVYVNDAESGLIADIDEWLDNLAPYRSDYCHHATGETNGDAHLKSLLVHHQVTIPVTDGRLDLGPWQQVYYAEFDGCRRKRVVLKVMGE; the protein is encoded by the coding sequence ATGAAAACATTGACCGAATACCTTTGGTTCGAAACCCGCCACCGGCGTGAATACATCAACATCACCGACCAGGTTGAACAACTGGTCGTCAAAAGCGACATACGGGAAGGTTTCGTTCTGGTTTCAGCCATGCACATTACTGCCGGCGTCTATGTCAACGACGCTGAATCGGGACTCATCGCCGATATCGATGAATGGCTGGATAATCTGGCGCCTTATCGGTCGGATTACTGTCACCATGCCACGGGCGAAACCAACGGTGACGCTCACCTCAAAAGCCTGCTGGTACATCACCAGGTGACCATTCCGGTGACCGATGGCCGGCTTGACCTTGGTCCCTGGCAACAGGTTTATTACGCGGAATTCGACGGTTGTCGGCGTAAGCGGGTCGTGCTCAAGGTCATGGGTGAGTAA
- a CDS encoding conserved hypothetical protein (KEGG: sti:Sthe_2046 hypothetical protein): MVTDSGKTLHVDTLRAVNLPEPLEIRADADYQPLAVRRHRRWLQVAVIEDTWRLDDEWWRPAPLSRRYYAVMLAGGQRLTLFHDLAGGGWYHQSY; encoded by the coding sequence GTGGTCACGGATTCCGGAAAGACGTTACACGTTGATACCCTTAGGGCGGTAAATCTGCCGGAACCGCTGGAAATCCGGGCCGACGCTGACTATCAGCCGCTGGCGGTCAGGCGCCATCGCCGCTGGCTACAGGTGGCGGTCATTGAAGATACCTGGCGGCTGGATGACGAATGGTGGCGCCCCGCGCCGCTGTCACGTCGTTACTACGCCGTCATGCTTGCCGGCGGCCAGCGGTTGACCCTGTTCCATGACCTTGCCGGCGGCGGCTGGTATCACCAGAGCTATTGA
- a CDS encoding conserved hypothetical protein (KEGG: drt:Dret_0170 hypothetical protein), with protein MTFDKSRIDSQDWELLEASARIDKDQAKSGLRGLTGGLDHVIINTQPDRLNDAVTELLATTGLVCTEAFEDESATTYVLTRPGSADFLLRARKADKPFRHFNQAPKARHLPDTRLETLVFSCADLKKYTAIAGARGVRFLSGESFPGNNSRFIQTVPSACTGISTGFIERSVARHRYQPAEATELPLPSKPDLPYLPSIGRLDHVALRVTAGERTAAITEFMELTGYRFSFAIYVRSLNSITSVTRVSPTDFALVFTSGIPGESPSDTPGPTEQFVRNYGKRAHHMAFDTSDIEETFTGLRNQGVEFMLNLAGSESEGLKQTFTQPSPHTLLVTEYIHRYGAFDGFFTRSNVEVLTRATAGQ; from the coding sequence ATGACCTTCGACAAGTCACGAATCGACAGCCAGGATTGGGAACTGCTGGAGGCTTCGGCCAGGATTGATAAAGATCAGGCGAAATCAGGTCTCCGGGGACTGACCGGCGGTTTGGACCATGTGATAATCAACACCCAGCCGGACCGACTGAATGACGCCGTAACCGAACTGCTGGCAACCACCGGACTTGTCTGTACCGAGGCTTTCGAAGATGAATCAGCAACAACCTATGTGCTGACCCGGCCCGGGTCGGCCGACTTCCTCCTGAGAGCCCGCAAGGCCGACAAACCCTTCCGTCATTTCAATCAAGCGCCGAAAGCCCGCCACCTGCCGGACACGCGTCTGGAAACGCTGGTTTTCAGTTGCGCCGACCTGAAAAAATATACGGCAATCGCCGGTGCCCGGGGAGTTCGGTTCCTCTCCGGGGAAAGCTTTCCGGGTAATAATTCGAGATTCATTCAAACGGTACCATCAGCCTGCACCGGTATTTCGACCGGCTTCATTGAGCGAAGCGTCGCCCGACACCGGTATCAGCCAGCCGAGGCGACTGAACTCCCCCTTCCGTCAAAGCCTGACCTGCCGTATCTGCCCAGTATCGGCCGTCTGGACCACGTTGCCCTGCGGGTAACCGCCGGCGAAAGAACTGCCGCCATCACCGAATTCATGGAGTTGACCGGGTATCGTTTCAGCTTCGCTATTTATGTCAGAAGCCTGAACTCCATCACTTCGGTCACCCGCGTATCGCCGACCGATTTCGCCCTGGTGTTCACTTCCGGTATCCCCGGCGAATCCCCGTCCGATACTCCCGGCCCCACCGAGCAGTTCGTCAGGAATTACGGCAAACGCGCTCATCACATGGCTTTCGATACCAGCGATATTGAGGAAACCTTCACCGGACTCAGGAACCAAGGTGTCGAGTTCATGCTGAACCTGGCCGGGTCGGAATCGGAAGGATTGAAGCAGACCTTCACCCAACCGTCGCCCCATACCTTGCTGGTAACCGAATACATCCACCGTTATGGTGCTTTCGACGGCTTCTTCACCAGGAGTAACGTCGAAGTGCTGACCCGGGCGACGGCAGGGCAGTAA